A genomic stretch from Pseudomonas sp. MUP55 includes:
- the rpsT gene encoding 30S ribosomal protein S20 — MANTPSAKKRAKQAEKRRSHNASLRSMVRTYIKNVVKAIDTKDAEKAQAAYVLAVPVIDRMADKGIIHKNKAARHKSRLNGHIKALSVPAAA, encoded by the coding sequence GTGGCCAACACACCTTCCGCCAAAAAACGTGCAAAACAGGCTGAGAAGCGTCGCAGCCACAACGCCAGCCTGCGTTCCATGGTTCGTACCTACATCAAGAATGTAGTTAAAGCCATCGACACCAAAGACGCTGAAAAAGCTCAAGCAGCTTACGTTCTGGCCGTGCCAGTTATCGACCGTATGGCCGATAAAGGCATCATCCACAAGAACAAGGCCGCTCGTCATAAGAGCCGCCTGAACGGCCACATCAAGGCTCTGAGCGTTCCTGCTGCAGCCTAA
- the murJ gene encoding murein biosynthesis integral membrane protein MurJ, giving the protein MNLLKSLAAVSSITMISRVLGFVRDTLLARIFGASMATDAFFIAFKLPNLLRRIFAEGAFSQAFVPILAEYKTQHGEEATRTFIAYVSGLLTLVLMLVTFVGILAAPWVIWATAPGFANTPEKFALTTDLLRVTFPYILLISLSSLAGAILNTWNRFSVPAFVPTLLNVSMIIFALFLTPYFDPPVMALGWAVLAGGLAQLLYQLPHLKKIGMLVLPRLNFKDTGVWRVMRNMLPAILGVSVSQISLIINTAFASLLVSGSVSWMYYADRLMELPSGVLGVALGTILLPTLARTYASKDRQEYSRILDWGLRLCFLLVLPCALALGILAEPLTVSLFQYGQFDAHDALMTQHALVAYSVGLLGIIVIKVLAPGFYAQQNIRTPVKIAIFTLIVTQLLNLIFIGPLAHAGLALAISAGACINAGLLFYQLRKQQMYQPQPGWGAFTLKLLVAVAAMSAVLLGLMQVMPAWDQGHMLERFLRLGVLVVAGVVVYFGMLLLQGFRLRDFNRKSLG; this is encoded by the coding sequence ATGAATCTGCTCAAATCGTTGGCTGCCGTCAGCTCTATCACGATGATCTCCCGGGTTTTGGGGTTTGTGCGTGACACCCTGCTGGCGCGTATTTTTGGCGCCAGCATGGCCACGGACGCCTTCTTCATCGCCTTTAAATTGCCCAACCTGCTGCGCAGGATCTTCGCCGAAGGCGCGTTTTCCCAGGCATTCGTGCCGATCCTGGCCGAATACAAGACTCAGCACGGCGAGGAGGCAACCCGCACATTCATTGCCTACGTCTCTGGCCTGTTGACCCTGGTGCTGATGCTGGTGACCTTCGTCGGCATACTCGCCGCGCCCTGGGTGATCTGGGCCACGGCCCCCGGCTTTGCCAATACCCCGGAGAAATTCGCGCTGACCACTGATCTGCTGCGCGTGACCTTTCCTTATATATTGCTGATCTCGCTGTCATCGCTCGCCGGGGCGATTCTCAATACCTGGAACCGTTTCTCGGTGCCGGCCTTCGTGCCGACACTGCTTAACGTCAGCATGATTATCTTCGCGCTGTTCCTCACGCCGTACTTCGACCCGCCGGTGATGGCCCTGGGTTGGGCCGTCCTGGCCGGCGGCCTGGCGCAGTTGCTCTACCAGCTGCCGCATCTGAAAAAGATCGGCATGCTTGTGCTGCCGCGCCTGAACTTCAAGGACACCGGCGTCTGGCGCGTGATGCGCAATATGTTGCCAGCGATCCTCGGGGTGTCGGTCAGTCAGATTTCCCTGATCATCAACACCGCCTTCGCTTCGCTGCTGGTGTCCGGCTCGGTGTCGTGGATGTACTACGCCGACCGTCTGATGGAATTGCCATCCGGCGTGCTCGGGGTCGCCTTGGGTACGATCCTGCTGCCGACCCTGGCGCGCACCTATGCGAGCAAGGACCGCCAGGAGTATTCGCGCATTCTCGACTGGGGCCTGCGCCTGTGCTTCCTGCTGGTGCTGCCATGCGCACTGGCCCTGGGTATCCTGGCTGAACCTTTGACAGTCTCGCTGTTTCAATACGGACAATTCGACGCCCATGACGCCTTGATGACCCAGCATGCGCTGGTGGCCTACTCCGTCGGCCTGCTCGGCATTATCGTGATCAAGGTGCTGGCACCGGGCTTCTATGCCCAGCAGAACATCCGCACGCCGGTGAAGATCGCGATTTTCACGCTGATCGTCACACAGCTGCTCAACCTGATCTTCATCGGCCCGCTGGCCCATGCCGGCCTGGCGTTGGCGATCAGTGCCGGTGCCTGCATCAATGCCGGCCTGTTGTTCTACCAACTGCGCAAGCAGCAGATGTATCAGCCGCAGCCAGGCTGGGGGGCGTTTACCCTCAAGTTGCTGGTGGCAGTGGCCGCGATGTCTGCCGTGTTGCTTGGCTTGATGCAGGTGATGCCGGCCTGGGACCAGGGCCACATGCTGGAGCGCTTCCTGCGCCTTGGCGTGCTGGTGGTGGCGGGCGTGGTGGTTTACTTCGGGATGTTGCTGCTGCAGGGTTTCCGCCTGCGCGATTTCAATCGCAAGTCGCTGGGATAG
- the ribF gene encoding bifunctional riboflavin kinase/FAD synthetase, translated as MQLVRGLHNLRPEHRGCVATIGNFDGVHRGHQAILARLRERAVELGVPSCVVIFEPQPREFFTPQTAPARLARLRDKLQLLAEEGVDRVLCLAFNQRLQSLSAAEFVDRILVDGLGVQHLEVGDDFRFGCDRVGDFDFLQHAGVNQGFTVEAAQTVELDGLRVSSTQVRNALAAADFALAERLLGRPFRIAGRVLHGQKLARQLGTPTANVQLKRRRVPLTGVYLVSVDIDGQSWPGVANIGVRPTVAGDGKAHLEVHLLDFAGDLYDRRLTVVFHQKLREEQRFASLEALKTAINADVAAARALAAPSAHR; from the coding sequence ATGCAGCTGGTTCGAGGTCTCCACAACCTGCGCCCCGAGCACCGGGGCTGCGTCGCCACTATTGGCAACTTTGACGGTGTTCACCGTGGCCACCAGGCTATCCTGGCCAGGCTGCGCGAGCGTGCGGTCGAGTTGGGCGTGCCCAGCTGCGTGGTGATTTTTGAGCCACAGCCGCGGGAATTCTTTACCCCGCAAACGGCGCCGGCCCGTCTGGCCCGCCTGCGGGACAAGTTGCAGCTGCTGGCTGAAGAGGGTGTGGACCGCGTCCTCTGCCTGGCTTTCAACCAGCGCCTGCAAAGCCTGAGCGCCGCCGAGTTCGTCGACCGGATCCTTGTCGATGGCCTGGGCGTACAGCATCTGGAGGTCGGCGACGACTTCCGTTTTGGTTGCGACCGCGTCGGCGATTTCGATTTCCTGCAGCACGCTGGCGTCAACCAGGGTTTTACCGTCGAAGCCGCGCAAACCGTCGAACTGGACGGTCTGCGCGTGAGCAGCACCCAGGTGCGTAACGCCCTGGCCGCTGCCGACTTCGCCTTGGCCGAGCGCTTGCTCGGTCGCCCGTTCCGCATCGCCGGACGGGTACTGCACGGCCAGAAGCTGGCGCGCCAACTGGGCACGCCAACCGCCAACGTGCAACTCAAGCGCCGTCGTGTGCCGCTGACCGGGGTTTACCTGGTGAGTGTCGACATCGACGGCCAATCGTGGCCGGGAGTCGCCAACATAGGCGTCAGGCCCACGGTTGCAGGTGATGGCAAGGCCCACCTGGAAGTTCACCTTCTGGATTTTGCCGGTGATTTATACGACCGGCGTTTAACGGTGGTTTTCCACCAGAAGCTGCGTGAAGAGCAGCGATTTGCCTCCCTTGAGGCATTGAAAACGGCGATCAATGCGGATGTCGCCGCCGCCCGTGCACTAGCCGCACCTAGCGCCCATCGCTAA
- the ileS gene encoding isoleucine--tRNA ligase, producing the protein MTDYKATLNLPDTAFPMKAGLPQREPQILQRWDSIGLYGKLREIGKDRPKFVLHDGPPYANGTIHIGHALNKILKDMILRSKTLSGFDAPYVPGWDCHGLPIEHKVEVTYGKNLGADKTRELCRAYATEQIEGQKSEFIRLGVLAEWDNPYKTMSFKNEAGEIRALAEIVKGGFVFKGLKPVNWCFDCGSALAEAEVEYEEKKSSTIDVAFPIADDAKLAEAFGLASLAKPAAIVIWTTTPWTIPANQALNVHPEFTYALVDVGDRLLVLAEEMVESCLARYELQGSVIATTTGSALELTNFRHPFYDRLSPVYMADYVELGSGTGIVHCSPAYGVDDFVTCKKYGMVNDDIINPVQSNGVYVPSLEFFGGQFIFKADQPIIDKLREVGALMQADTIKHSYMHCWRHKTPLIYRATAQWFIGMDKEPTNGETLRVRSLKAIEDTQFVPAWGQARLHSMIANRPDWCISRQRNWGVPIPFFLNKESGELHPRTVELMEEVAQRVEQEGIEAWFKLDAAELLGDEAPQYDKISDTLDVWFDSGTTHWHVLRGSHPMGHETGPRADLYLEGSDQHRGWFHSSLLTGCAIDGHAPYRELLTHGFTVDENGRKMSKSLKNVIEPKKINDTLGADIMRLWVASTDYSGEIAVSDQILARSADAYRRIRNTARFLLSNLTGFNPATDLLPAEDMIALDRWAVDRTLLLQRELQEHYGEYRFWNVYSKIHNFCVQELGGFYLDIIKDRQYTTAANSKARRSAQTALYHISEALVRWIAPILAFTADELWEYLPGERNESVMLNTWYEGLTELPADFELGREYWEGVMAVKVAVNKELEVQRAAKAVGGNLQAEVTLFAEEGLTADLAKLSNELRFVLITSTASLAPFTQAPADAVATEVPGLKLKVVKSAFPKCARCWHCREDVGVNPEHPEICGRCVDNISGEGEVRHYA; encoded by the coding sequence ATGACCGACTATAAAGCCACGCTAAACCTTCCGGACACCGCCTTCCCAATGAAGGCCGGCCTGCCACAGCGCGAACCGCAGATCCTGCAGCGCTGGGACAGTATTGGCCTGTACGGAAAGTTGCGCGAAATTGGCAAGGATCGTCCGAAATTCGTCCTGCACGACGGCCCTCCTTATGCCAACGGCACGATTCACATCGGTCATGCGCTGAACAAGATTCTCAAGGACATGATCCTGCGTTCGAAGACCCTGTCGGGCTTCGACGCACCGTATGTTCCGGGTTGGGACTGCCACGGCCTGCCGATCGAACACAAAGTCGAAGTGACCTACGGCAAGAACCTGGGCGCGGATAAAACCCGCGAACTGTGCCGTGCCTACGCCACCGAGCAGATCGAAGGGCAGAAATCCGAATTCATCCGTCTGGGTGTGTTGGCCGAGTGGGACAACCCTTACAAAACCATGAGCTTCAAGAACGAGGCCGGTGAAATCCGTGCCTTGGCCGAAATCGTCAAGGGTGGTTTCGTGTTCAAGGGCCTCAAGCCCGTGAACTGGTGCTTCGACTGCGGCTCGGCCCTGGCCGAGGCGGAAGTCGAGTACGAAGAAAAGAAATCCTCGACCATCGACGTGGCGTTCCCGATCGCCGACGACGCCAAGCTGGCCGAGGCCTTCGGCCTGGCATCGCTGGCCAAGCCCGCGGCCATCGTGATCTGGACCACCACGCCATGGACCATTCCTGCCAACCAGGCGCTGAACGTGCACCCGGAGTTCACCTACGCGCTGGTTGACGTGGGTGACCGCCTGCTGGTGCTGGCCGAAGAAATGGTCGAGTCGTGCCTGGCGCGTTACGAACTGCAAGGCTCGGTGATCGCCACCACTACCGGCTCCGCGCTGGAACTGACCAACTTCCGTCATCCGTTCTATGACCGTCTGTCGCCCGTCTATATGGCCGACTACGTTGAGCTGGGTTCGGGCACGGGCATCGTTCACTGCTCGCCTGCCTACGGCGTGGACGACTTCGTGACCTGCAAGAAGTACGGCATGGTCAACGACGACATCATCAACCCGGTGCAGAGCAACGGCGTGTATGTGCCGTCGCTTGAGTTCTTCGGCGGGCAGTTCATCTTCAAGGCCGACCAGCCGATCATCGACAAGCTGCGTGAAGTCGGCGCGTTGATGCAGGCCGACACCATCAAGCACAGCTACATGCACTGCTGGCGCCACAAGACCCCGTTGATCTACCGCGCCACTGCGCAGTGGTTTATCGGCATGGACAAAGAGCCAACCAACGGCGAGACCCTGCGCGTACGCTCCCTCAAAGCCATCGAAGACACCCAGTTCGTCCCGGCCTGGGGCCAGGCGCGCCTGCACTCGATGATCGCCAACCGTCCGGACTGGTGCATCTCCCGCCAGCGCAACTGGGGCGTGCCGATTCCGTTCTTCCTGAACAAGGAAAGCGGTGAGCTGCACCCACGCACCGTCGAGCTGATGGAAGAAGTGGCCCAGCGCGTTGAACAGGAAGGCATCGAAGCCTGGTTCAAGCTGGACGCCGCCGAGCTGCTGGGTGACGAAGCGCCGCAGTACGACAAAATCAGTGACACCCTCGACGTGTGGTTCGATTCGGGCACCACCCATTGGCACGTCCTGCGCGGTTCGCACCCGATGGGCCACGAAACCGGCCCGCGTGCCGACCTGTACCTGGAAGGTTCCGACCAGCACCGTGGCTGGTTCCACTCTTCGTTGCTGACCGGTTGCGCCATCGATGGCCATGCGCCGTACCGCGAATTGCTGACCCACGGCTTCACCGTCGACGAAAACGGTCGCAAGATGTCCAAGTCGCTGAAAAACGTGATCGAGCCGAAAAAGATCAACGACACCCTGGGCGCCGACATCATGCGTCTGTGGGTTGCGTCGACCGATTATTCGGGCGAGATCGCCGTGTCGGACCAGATCCTGGCCCGCAGCGCCGATGCCTACCGTCGCATCCGTAATACCGCACGCTTCCTGCTGTCGAACCTGACCGGTTTCAACCCGGCCACCGACCTGCTGCCGGCCGAGGACATGATCGCCCTCGACCGTTGGGCCGTGGACCGTACCCTGTTGCTGCAACGCGAGTTGCAGGAACACTACGGCGAGTACCGCTTCTGGAACGTGTATTCGAAGATCCACAACTTCTGCGTGCAGGAACTCGGTGGCTTCTACCTCGACATCATCAAGGACCGCCAGTACACCACCGCCGCCAACAGCAAGGCGCGCCGCTCGGCGCAGACCGCGCTGTATCACATCAGCGAAGCGCTGGTGCGCTGGATCGCCCCGATCCTGGCGTTCACCGCCGACGAGCTGTGGGAATACCTGCCGGGTGAGCGTAACGAGTCCGTCATGCTCAATACCTGGTACGAAGGCCTGACCGAACTGCCGGCCGACTTCGAACTGGGCCGCGAGTACTGGGAAGGCGTGATGGCCGTGAAGGTTGCGGTGAACAAGGAGCTGGAAGTGCAGCGCGCGGCCAAGGCCGTGGGTGGCAACCTGCAAGCCGAAGTCACCCTGTTTGCCGAGGAAGGCCTGACCGCCGACCTGGCCAAGCTGAGCAACGAGCTGCGCTTTGTGTTGATCACCTCGACCGCAAGCCTGGCACCCTTCACCCAGGCGCCGGCGGATGCGGTGGCGACCGAAGTGCCGGGCCTGAAGCTCAAAGTGGTCAAGTCGGCCTTCCCCAAGTGCGCCCGTTGCTGGCACTGCCGTGAAGATGTCGGCGTGAACCCTGAGCACCCGGAAATCTGCGGTCGTTGCGTGGATAACATCAGCGGTGAAGGCGAGGTTCGCCACTATGCCTAG
- the lspA gene encoding signal peptidase II: MPDAGRFGRLGWLVLSVLVLVIDQVSKAHFEGTLEMFQQIVVIPDYFSWTLAYNTGAAFSFLADSGGWQRWLFALIAVVVSAVLVVWLKRLGRDDTWLAIALALVLGGALGNLYDRIALGHVIDFILVHWQNRHYFPAFNFADSAITVGAIMLALDMFKSKKTGETVND; the protein is encoded by the coding sequence ATGCCTGACGCCGGCCGTTTCGGACGTCTTGGCTGGCTCGTGCTGAGCGTGCTGGTCCTGGTCATCGACCAGGTCAGCAAGGCTCATTTCGAAGGCACCCTGGAAATGTTCCAGCAAATCGTGGTGATCCCGGATTACTTCAGCTGGACCCTGGCCTACAACACCGGCGCGGCCTTCAGTTTCCTCGCCGATAGCGGCGGCTGGCAGCGTTGGTTGTTCGCGCTGATCGCCGTGGTGGTCAGTGCGGTGCTGGTTGTCTGGCTCAAGCGCCTGGGCCGCGATGATACCTGGCTGGCCATTGCGCTCGCCCTGGTGCTGGGCGGCGCGCTGGGCAACCTGTACGACCGCATCGCCCTGGGCCACGTAATCGACTTCATCCTGGTGCACTGGCAGAACCGTCATTATTTCCCGGCGTTCAATTTTGCCGACAGTGCCATCACCGTCGGTGCAATCATGCTGGCGCTGGATATGTTCAAGAGCAAGAAAACCGGAGAGACCGTCAATGACTGA
- a CDS encoding peptidylprolyl isomerase, with protein MAEQRIGQNTEVTLHFALRLENGDTVDSTFDKAPATFKVGDGNLLPGFEAALFGFKAGDKRNLQILPENAFGQPNPQNVQIIARSQFEGMDLSEGLLVIFNDAANTELPGVVKAFDDTQVTIDFNHPLAGKTLTFDVEIISVKALV; from the coding sequence TTGGCTGAGCAACGCATCGGCCAGAACACGGAAGTCACGTTGCATTTCGCATTGCGCCTGGAGAATGGCGATACGGTCGACAGCACCTTCGACAAGGCCCCGGCGACCTTCAAGGTCGGCGATGGCAACCTGCTGCCGGGTTTTGAGGCGGCTTTGTTTGGGTTCAAGGCCGGGGATAAGCGCAACCTGCAGATCCTGCCGGAAAATGCCTTTGGCCAGCCAAATCCGCAGAACGTGCAGATCATTGCGCGCTCGCAATTCGAAGGCATGGACCTGTCGGAAGGCCTGCTGGTGATTTTCAATGATGCGGCAAATACCGAATTGCCCGGCGTGGTCAAAGCCTTCGATGACACACAAGTGACCATCGACTTCAACCACCCGTTGGCCGGTAAGACACTGACCTTTGACGTCGAGATCATCAGCGTCAAGGCGCTGGTCTAA
- the ispH gene encoding 4-hydroxy-3-methylbut-2-enyl diphosphate reductase has translation MQIKLANPRGFCAGVDRAIEIVNRALEVFGPPIYVRHEVVHNKFVVEDLRARGAIFVEELDQVPDDVIVIFSAHGVSQAVRTEAAGRGLKVFDATCPLVTKVHIEVARYSRDGRECILIGHAGHPEVEGTMGQYDASNGGAIYLVEDEKDVANLQVQNPERLAFVTQTTLSMDDTSRVIDALRTRFPAIGGPRKDDICYATQNRQDAVKQLADECDVVLVVGSPNSSNSNRLRELAERMATPAYLIDGAEDMQRSWFDGVERIGITAGASAPEVLVRGVIQQLHAWGAIGADELAGREENITFSMPKELRVRSLL, from the coding sequence ATGCAAATCAAACTCGCCAATCCCCGTGGCTTCTGTGCCGGTGTGGACCGGGCGATCGAAATCGTCAACCGCGCCCTGGAAGTCTTCGGGCCGCCGATTTACGTGCGCCATGAAGTGGTTCACAACAAGTTCGTGGTTGAAGACCTGCGCGCGCGCGGCGCCATCTTCGTCGAAGAACTCGACCAGGTGCCCGATGATGTCATCGTCATCTTCAGCGCCCACGGTGTTTCCCAGGCTGTACGCACCGAAGCGGCCGGCCGCGGCCTGAAAGTCTTCGACGCTACCTGCCCGCTGGTGACCAAGGTGCATATCGAAGTGGCGCGCTACAGCCGTGATGGCCGTGAATGCATCCTGATCGGCCACGCCGGCCATCCGGAAGTCGAAGGCACCATGGGCCAGTACGACGCCAGCAATGGCGGCGCCATCTACCTGGTGGAAGACGAAAAAGACGTCGCCAACTTGCAGGTTCAAAACCCCGAGCGCTTGGCCTTCGTGACCCAGACCACCTTGTCCATGGACGACACCAGTCGCGTTATCGATGCCCTGCGCACACGGTTCCCGGCCATTGGCGGCCCACGTAAGGACGACATCTGCTACGCCACGCAAAACCGCCAGGACGCCGTCAAGCAACTGGCCGATGAGTGTGATGTGGTGCTGGTAGTCGGCAGCCCCAACAGCTCCAACTCCAACCGCTTGCGTGAACTGGCCGAGCGCATGGCGACGCCGGCGTACCTGATCGACGGCGCCGAGGACATGCAGCGCAGCTGGTTCGACGGTGTCGAGCGCATCGGCATCACCGCCGGCGCTTCGGCCCCGGAAGTGCTGGTGCGTGGGGTGATCCAGCAATTGCACGCCTGGGGTGCCATTGGGGCCGATGAATTGGCGGGCCGGGAAGAAAACATTACCTTTTCCATGCCCAAGGAGTTGCGGGTTCGCTCGCTGCTCTGA
- the pilV gene encoding type IV pilus modification protein PilV, with translation MLLRRNTFSLRVSRRRQSGMTLVEVLVAVLVLALGMLGAAAIQLNALKYTDSARMTSQASFIAYDMLDRIRANAGADYAWGRTERAQPSTSTASVRDLDLHDFEANIMGFAGKDAKGAVAVSGDEVTISISWEDARSASSPGARETFTLTSRVANGRGTSQ, from the coding sequence ATGCTTTTACGCCGAAATACCTTTTCTCTACGCGTTTCCCGCCGACGCCAATCCGGCATGACACTGGTCGAAGTGCTGGTAGCGGTGTTGGTCCTGGCGCTTGGGATGCTGGGCGCCGCGGCGATCCAGCTCAACGCCCTGAAGTACACCGACAGCGCACGGATGACCAGCCAAGCCAGTTTCATTGCCTACGACATGCTCGACCGTATTCGCGCCAACGCCGGCGCCGATTACGCCTGGGGTCGAACCGAGCGGGCTCAGCCCAGCACTTCGACAGCCAGCGTGCGTGACCTGGACCTGCATGACTTCGAAGCCAACATCATGGGTTTTGCCGGCAAGGACGCCAAGGGTGCCGTAGCGGTCAGCGGTGACGAGGTCACTATCAGCATCAGTTGGGAGGATGCCAGGAGCGCGAGCAGCCCCGGTGCCCGGGAGACCTTCACCCTGACCAGTCGAGTTGCCAATGGGCGAGGGACGTCGCAATGA
- a CDS encoding PilW family protein, whose translation MIRPARGFGLVELLLALAIGLVVVLGASQVLISSRLTQASQQAAMVLQDDARFVLSKMTQDIRQAGMLGCLATAYIHNAPAAFDRPISWEVSAGAKALTLVTAHAGHGAGKPDWTVVSDCKEAAQAYTATAPATAPGQIRFAIRELTYTYETGQLKISTPSAPAKAVLMDNVRAFDLSFGVAARPGSTDVVGYESHPADPSLIRSVRLHMTLQDPTGRVKDQAYSVVAALRNRLE comes from the coding sequence ATGATCCGCCCGGCGCGGGGTTTCGGTCTGGTGGAGTTGCTGCTGGCATTGGCCATCGGGCTTGTCGTGGTGCTGGGTGCAAGCCAGGTGCTGATCAGTTCGCGATTGACCCAGGCCAGTCAGCAGGCGGCCATGGTGCTGCAGGATGATGCGCGGTTCGTCCTGAGCAAGATGACTCAGGATATTCGCCAGGCCGGCATGCTGGGGTGTTTGGCTACCGCCTATATCCACAACGCCCCGGCGGCTTTTGATCGGCCGATCAGTTGGGAGGTATCGGCAGGCGCGAAAGCCCTGACACTGGTGACCGCCCACGCCGGCCACGGTGCTGGCAAACCTGACTGGACGGTGGTGTCCGACTGCAAGGAGGCCGCCCAGGCTTACACCGCAACAGCGCCTGCGACCGCGCCTGGCCAGATTCGTTTTGCCATACGCGAGCTTACCTATACCTACGAAACGGGCCAGTTGAAGATCAGCACGCCCTCGGCACCGGCCAAGGCGGTACTGATGGATAACGTACGGGCATTTGACCTCAGCTTTGGCGTGGCAGCCAGGCCTGGGTCGACGGACGTGGTGGGTTATGAGAGCCACCCGGCCGATCCATCGTTGATCCGCAGCGTGCGCCTGCACATGACCCTGCAAGACCCGACCGGTCGCGTGAAGGATCAGGCTTACAGCGTCGTGGCGGCTTTGCGCAACCGGCTGGAGTAG
- a CDS encoding PilX N-terminal domain-containing pilus assembly protein, with protein MTIVVSSQMRQTGMVLLISLVFLLMLSLLGLSSMQGAISQQKAASSLWQRIQSFQAAESGLRLGEAAVRRGGHALPICHSVIACAPPDEAFSLVGAGPNPVSGVTWVAFKSGVYGVQSLGEGMGQAHLPPHAPATLFRVTAVGLDGQSRTVLETVYARVEEGGGERFRRVLWRQLQ; from the coding sequence ATGACCATAGTTGTAAGTAGCCAGATGCGGCAGACGGGAATGGTGCTGCTGATCAGCTTGGTATTTTTGCTGATGTTGTCGTTGCTGGGGCTGTCATCGATGCAAGGCGCAATCTCGCAGCAGAAGGCCGCCAGCAGCCTGTGGCAGCGTATCCAATCGTTCCAGGCTGCCGAAAGCGGCCTGCGGCTAGGGGAGGCAGCGGTGCGCAGGGGCGGGCATGCGCTGCCGATTTGTCACTCGGTCATCGCTTGCGCGCCGCCCGATGAAGCGTTTTCGTTGGTGGGCGCCGGGCCCAATCCGGTTTCGGGAGTGACTTGGGTGGCGTTCAAGAGTGGGGTATATGGCGTTCAGTCCCTGGGAGAGGGTATGGGCCAGGCGCATTTGCCGCCGCATGCCCCAGCCACGCTTTTTCGGGTGACGGCCGTCGGGCTGGATGGCCAATCGCGCACGGTGCTGGAGACCGTGTACGCGCGGGTGGAGGAGGGCGGCGGCGAAAGGTTTCGGCGCGTCTTGTGGCGGCAACTTCAATAA
- a CDS encoding type IV pilin protein, whose protein sequence is MGMDSQGFTLIELLIAVAIIALLGGIAYPVYTSQVKKVYRVQIVALLTEQAQHLQRYYTRNGSFIDAGGVSTGNDHYRISAVLNPQDFALLATPATDSVMASDACGQFRLSSSGMRSNPGAAPQMPLKACWGQ, encoded by the coding sequence ATGGGCATGGATAGCCAGGGTTTTACCCTGATCGAGTTATTGATCGCCGTGGCGATCATTGCGCTGCTGGGCGGCATTGCTTACCCCGTCTACACCAGCCAGGTGAAAAAGGTGTATCGGGTGCAGATCGTCGCGCTGCTGACCGAGCAGGCTCAGCATCTGCAGCGCTATTACACGCGCAACGGCAGTTTTATTGATGCAGGCGGCGTCAGTACGGGCAATGATCACTATAGAATCAGCGCAGTATTGAACCCCCAGGATTTTGCCCTGCTCGCCACGCCTGCCACCGACTCAGTCATGGCGAGCGACGCGTGCGGCCAATTCCGCTTGTCCAGCTCCGGTATGCGAAGCAATCCGGGTGCTGCGCCGCAGATGCCGCTCAAGGCATGCTGGGGGCAGTGA